The region tagtttttttttcttacactTCATTCAGCTGGTTCGACTCTCATGTTCATCATTCTCGATCCGACATCCATCCattccaaaaataaatcaatgaaacaaatTTGACACCTCCATCAGTCCATGGTATAAAATGACATTTCCCCATTATAATAATGCTTTTAGGAAGAACAATGgactatatatatttgatttatggtAAATAAATTCAGCGAGGAGCTAAGGAGACGGTGAAGTCAATCGGAAAACCAATCTTGTTTGCCCAAATCTGAGATTCAAGATACATCTTTGAGATCTGATTCGCTACCAAATCCATTCCAGGTCTTTCATGTGGATCATCTTCTACACAATCCAACCCTAACCTCACCATTTTCTCCGCCACCTCCACCGGATACGAATCCTTTACCCTCTTATCCACCCATCTCCTCACCCCTCCTCCGCCGCCGCCAACCGCCTCCCTCGCCTTCTCGATCAACGACACCCTCACATACCCTCCTCCATCGCCAGATGGTTCATAATTCAACGCCTCTTTCCCGGACAGAATCTCCAAAACCAATACTCCAAACGCAAATACGTCTGATTTTTGCGTCGGTCTTCCCGTCGTTAGATATTCCGGCGACATATATCCTCTCGCTCCGCCGAATTTCATCGTCCCACTTCCGCACCTCTTCCATTGCTCCATCTTTCCTCCCTCGCCGCGAAGCTCCGCCGTGCCGAAGTGACAGATTTTAGCGTTCAAACCTGGTTCACTTATGATTATGCTCGATGTTTTAATGTGTTTGTGAACAATACTCGAGTTCAATCCAGTGGAATGGTGAAGATAATCGAATCCGTGAGCGAGATCAGCTACGATTTTCATTCGAGATAACCAACTCGACAGGACTGTGAAGTTAGGGTTTCTAGGGTTTCGCAAGCAATCCGCGAGGTTTGCACCGTGGATATACTCGTATACTATATAAATGTAATTACCAGAAACAGAAGCGCCGAGGAGTTTGATTAAACTCGCGTGACTGCTCTTGCATATCAATGACAATCGTTTGTTAAGCTCCTCGTCATCGCTGATAACTTGTCTG is a window of Impatiens glandulifera unplaced genomic scaffold, dImpGla2.1, whole genome shotgun sequence DNA encoding:
- the LOC124917833 gene encoding lysM domain receptor-like kinase 3 → MCRSKRSTDALPPRSSRISASVKPFEFSSRRTSFVPYQQPSGNRFTSTSTTNSSSYNYKDDYKDMELRDTLPENVRVYDFSEIRYATSNFSAKLFSCSSSSKSWRCLIGGKDVIIFQRKLRQVISDDEELNKRLSLICKSSHASLIKLLGASVSGNYIYIVYEYIHGANLADCLRNPRNPNFTVLSSWLSRMKIVADLAHGFDYLHHSTGLNSSIVHKHIKTSSIIISEPGLNAKICHFGTAELRGEGGKMEQWKRCGSGTMKFGGARGYMSPEYLTTGRPTQKSDVFAFGVLVLEILSGKEALNYEPSGDGGGYVRVSLIEKAREAVGGGGGGVRRWVDKRVKDSYPVEVAEKMVRLGLDCVEDDPHERPGMDLVANQISKMYLESQIWANKIGFPIDFTVSLAPR